GGGCAGCAGGGCGGCGCGCGGCGGGCAGCGGCGGAAACGGCGCTGGCGAGGCGCTGTGGAGATCCAGCAGAGAAGGAAAcggcgctctctctctctctctgctggTAGTGAAACGAATCCGGCGCTGGCAGCAGAGGCGCGGATCCGGGGAGGCACAGGCAGCGGCGCGGGCAGCAGGGCGGCGCGCGGCGGGCAGCGGCGCGGGGGCTCGGCGGAAACGGCGCCGGCGAGGCGCTGTGGAGATCTAGCAGAGAAGGAAAcgacgctctctctctctctctctaagtgGGAgatctcgctctctctctctctctaagtaGCCAATATATCTACTATCTCTCTTTATTTTTTGAGGCAACCTAATCTACTGATAAATCTAATCTaatttgtataataattaagtaattttgcttcttttttttttctgaaggAAGTAATTTTGGTTCTTACAATGTCGATATTTTTATACAagtactttttatttattcaatacAAACTCTAGagtcaagtaaaaaaaaaataaaaaaaaatacaaactcTAGAGTTGGTTGGCATAGATGTATTGTGGCGGACCATGCCCATAATGAAGAAAGTTCAAAGACTTTATGGGCAGATTACAATGAGCTGTagtttcctttttcttttcttttttaattttttttaaggagatCTTTCTGTAGATATTTGTTCTCGCCTGCCAAGGAGCTAgaggaataaatataaaatatacccTTTTTATTTCCTACATGTATACTAATACTAGAATACTTCTCATTTTTGTTACATAtgctacttgtataaatagataTTATAGAGTTAATTATAGTTTTTCTCCCAACTTTTCACACTTTTTTCAAATATATCACAACCTTTATAGaatatcatttttatacttgaacttataaaatattttcaaatttattatataagggACCAAATTTCGCTGTTAGATTGGTGATATGGCATGACGATGGCTTACTTGCAAAttctctaatattttatttattttattgttgtaGAAAATCGTAGAAGTCAAaacacaattttttaaaaattctattGCAATTCAAACACAACCTTAGATAAAAAGTAAGTTAAGATTAATTCATTGAATTTAGTTACAGTCCTAGATTCCTGGTTTTGCAATTGGATAAGACATTAAGATCTTAGAAATTAAAGTTATGTCAACATAGCAATGTTCCACCCTTTTCagtttctcaaaaaaaaaaaaaaaaaaagctcctCCTTTTCCTTAATTTGTGATAGTCTTTAGATAATATTTCTCCAAGTGCTAGTAGTTACTGTTGAATGTGAGTTCAAGCTGAAAATTTGGAATATTAAATTTCTGAATATGACCCATGATGCTTTTTTCCCCCTTAAAAGTGTATCCAAACAAACACATCAAATAGGTCTAAACTCTTTAATTCAGTAGTGCATCTCATAAATTATTTACTTGTACGTAATTTATAATAATCATGCCAATAATATCATATATAcacaatatatattaaaattggcAGATAAAATATATCCCAAGCTTTGGCCAAATAGGTAAATAACCATTTCAAGTCATGTCAACAAATTAAGAAAGGTTGGAATGGATTAAGCAGGGCCCATAATCTTCTCTCATTGGTTGGGCGAGAAAACTTAATCCTAATCTGCGGCAGCTGATTGGCTGCATTTCTGATTATGGGATTTTCTGTGGGGCCCACTCCTCTAGGCTTGTAATAAGGTATTGATCCAATCTACTATATGCCTCATTCTCACCATATATGCTTCTCTCTCTAACTTGAAATAGACTGTTTTGCTACTATTTGTCTATTTTCTATTATACCTGTTTGAAGCTCACTACCACTCTGAGCTTGGTCCCCTCTTCCACTCCTTTTTTTTTCCaccaaaattatatatataaaaaaactacATGAGAATTAATTATGTAGAAGTCGATAGATGTCCACGTGGATATTTTGGAGcgaatttatataaaattggcATTTTGCAGATTTTAACCAACCTGTGCAGTCCAGTCCAGGCCGACATGAGATGCCTAATTTTCACACACATGTCATATTTATGTACTAAAAGAAAAATTTACGAGGTAAAAAAGTGAATTCATTGAAATTGGACCACACCAATCATACTCATCTCCAGGAACGGATCCAGAAATTTAATAATGATCGGACAAGATTTTACCGGATGATTCTAATAAAATTTTAGtaaaatttagataaagaaaACAAGTTAAATGTTATATAATTATGACCGAGCGAGATtaacatatatagataaaaaaaaattaaatcatatatagaggtaataaaaaaaattgattgggCGAGAGAGGGTGTCTGACCTTTAGATCCGTCCCTGCTCATCTCAAACTGAAAAGGATAAATCCGTTAAGGGaagattatttttataattatatacatacacatataCACATAGGGtcagcttcaatggagaccacttccctatatagagaatagagaccaaatcagagccattgatctcaccaaaatcaatgaatcagattaatctgaattcttcaagtttaagAAATCCCGCaaattcctcatttttcaattttgggaaccaacgaacattattatgaacttacgaacatactaatgttcgtcaatgtgttcgtataaaaaataaatgaacatactaatgttcgccgatatgttcgtataaaaacaaatgaacatacaaataaacatacttatgttcgtaTGTTCCcaaaattggaaaatgaggaatttacgggattttcTAAACTTGAATAATTCGGATGactctgattcattgattttggtgagatcaatggctctgatttgatCTTCATTCCCtgtataggggagtggtctccattgaactcttccctatacacatatttttatcattattataTCATCCAAATTTTATCACTTGCACTTGACTTCCAAAACGTTTACTTACAACATCACCATTTGATTTTTTGCAATTACAATTTGTCTCATGTTTACTATTATAACGATGACGTTTTACCAATGAAACAATATAAAGTGTCTGTTGTTTATGATTTCATAAGCTCATAATCAAGTTTGTATACTCTGATGTAGAGTGATTTACTCTGGTGGAGTcttcagagtcagagctaactCCAGAGCCAGAGTTAGAGGTTTACTCTGGTGGAGTCGTCAAAGTCAGAGCTAACTCCAGAGCCAGAGTCAGAGTTGATTCACAGAGTTCGCATTCCAGAGTCAACTCACAGAGTCAGAGTTCAGATCTAGAGCTGTATAGTCTGGGCAGAGTTAGAGTAGCCAAGGCAGATTAGAATCAGAGTAGCCAAGGCAGAGTTCGCTCACAGAGTCAGAGTCAAAATACCTTTGTAGATCTGAAAGTCAGAACTTATTTGCATAATGGTTTTTTGAAGTCTGTTTTGTTCGTTATATTCTAAGTTCGCTATAAAACGAGCAATTGAGTGTCTCATACTCTAACACTTGTAACACTTTGTAAATTCTTAGTTTGTGAATCAATAACAAAAGCTCCGTTTCttggtcccgtggatgtagggtttCAACCCGAACCACGTAATCCTTTGTGTTCATTGCAATTCTTCGTCAATTTTCTTTACAATGTCACTACTGAAAAATAGGAatatgttatgattttttttttaaaaggcaATGTTATATATGTAAGTACGCacgtatgtatatatattggatTTGTATTCATtggaaaattgataaaaaaaaaaaaaatcaccgtAGAACTAAAatgattagttttattttagttattGATTAAGGTTGGTTTTTATTAGGTCATGTTAGAATTAATTTTCATTTGATCTTATTACTATATGAGAGTGATCAGACCAAACTCATTTTAAAATAGGATGGACAAGTTTGAAATTCTCATAACACAAAGAGAGATCGACAAGCTTGAATGAATCAATtgttaatttgatatatttatttGCTCAAATGAAttcttattaattaaaaaatgacatcATGAGTTTGTCAGCCCTTATCTAATATCTAATGAAATTTCTTGAGTCAACTAATCGTGCAATATACATGTTCTATAAACTTGAAATGAATTGAAAGGTAGCCCTTGACTAATCTAATCACTTATCTTTTCACTTAATCGCGTAGACAATAACACCTCCTACACATCCATATATACATACTAATCTTTTGATCACAAAATCTcatgtacacccgggtgtaccgtacatccAGATTGACCCGTATCCATATCATGACTCAAATCTTGTAAATGACATTAATCAgctatacaaatgacacttcttataattgacactattcaattatataaataacactgtaacattttaaaatgtaatagtgtcattttcaatcttataatgttatttaaaatattattgtgtcatttacaattttataatgtcaattacagcaagtgtcatttatatttctgaatagtgtcaattatacacagtgtcattatAATCATTTATacgcaatgtcatttgtataacataaGTGCCAATTACATGcaatatcatttgtataaccgaaaagtatcatttacacgatttgagtaaGAATGCGAGTTTTGATCAGGATACAGATCAGAATTTGGGTACGAATCAACTCGGGTGTACgatacacccgggtgtacccaagaccacctctttttTTATTATGTGAATACTCACCTCAAAACATTGAAAACATAGAGTAATTAAAATCGGACATATATTTATTAGGGTCAAATTAAATCCCACCACACACAAAATCACCCATCACCATACATACTAATAAATGGTGATTATTTGATCATAGGCGAACATCACCAACGACTGATCTGTCTACTCTATAACAAAGTCCAAAACACTAAATTGCAATATTGAAATTCTAACTGATTTCCAGACTATCCaatttaacaaaatataaaaatataaaaacctAAAGACCCTGCCCCCAAAAGGGCGAAAAGTGCATGCAGCGAAAGCCCTACaacattaaaataatacttttatTATAAAAGGTGACTCTCACTAACTCTGTGTCACTGTGTGTGTGGGACACTAAAATAATTGCACACAGTCATTCAAACTCAAAAACTCCTCTTAACACAATAATACATCACATTTGCATCTCCCCCATTCCCTTCCTCCATTCCAatcacaaacacaaacaaaaacaattaAACATATGCAAGAAGCAAACCAATCCATGGTGTCCGACACTACTCATAAATCAGTCAGAGCCTGCGACAACTGTGTCAGAAAACGCGCCCGCTGGTACTGCGCCGCAGACGACGCATTCTTGTGCGACGCCTGCGACTCCTCCGTCCACTCGGCAAACCCCCTCGCGCGCAGACACGAGAGGGTTCGCCTCAAGACTACCTCATCGTCACCGTCCAAGGAAAATAACGAGATTTCATTCTCCTTGGACGAGGATGATTCGAGGGCGGGCACCGTGCACCCGCCCTCGTGGCACAAGGGTTTCACGAGAAAAGCTCGAACCCCGCGGCGCCAGAAGaaaagcagcagcagcaacaacaacaacaacaacatcagCAAAAGCGGCGGGAAAGTCGCGAGCGATATTATGATTCCGCTGCATCTGGTGCCGGAGGAGGAGATCTGCAGCGAGGAGGAGAGCGAGGAGCAGCTGCTTTATCGGGTGCCGGTGATGGATGTGTTTAGGCGAGAAATGAGTGATTTTGAAAGGATTAATCTTCTACCGTCGGAATCGGAGTTCGCGGCGGATGTGGAGAGCTTGCTGGGGAAGGGGCTCGAGGATGAGGCCTTTGATATCGAGGGATTGGGGATTTTCGATGACGTGGAAGTGAGGATTAAagctgaagaagatgaagagattggggcggcggcggaggcggaggcggaggaggggaatcatcatcatcaccatcatcatcttcttcagaTTGAATTGGGAAGAGAGACTTTCGAGCTGAATTTCGACTACGCGTCTCCGTTCACATGTGATGAAGAAGACAATAAAATGAAAATCATTGGAGACAAGGACGATTCGAGtaaggcggaggcggcggccgccttGTTGAAGCTGGACTACGACCGCGTCATGTCCGCTTGGGACCACAAAAAGTCGCCGTGGATGAGCGGAGAGAGGCCGGAGTTCACCTCCGGCGACTGGTGGCCTCATCATTGCTGCTCGGTACTCTTTTTCGTATATACTATTCTTTGGGTGACTCAAACCCCTGACCTACATATTAATTAGAGGCGAAGGGTTTTACTAAATTGAAagttttcatgataaatttcaCATTTAGTGATTTTTGAACATATTCGAGTTTGTCGCATGTTTGAATGTACAAACTAATTAATTTGCAGGGTACAAGTGGGGCAATGCATGCATACGGGGAGGCGGCGATGAGGGCGGCGGTGGGCGACGGAGGGAGAGAAGCGAGGGTGTCGAGATATAGGGAGAAGCGGCGGACGAGGTTGTTTTCGAAGAAGATAAGGTACGAGGTTAGGAAACTGAATGCGGAGAAGCGGCCGAGGATGAAAGGGAGATTCGTTAAGAGAGCAAGTTTCGCGGCTTCTGCTTTCCCTTTGCTTAATAAATAGGTACTTCACTCTCACTCCTAGCTAACTACTACTTGCGAAGCTGCAATCTTACAGTTTGCAGCCATTTCATGTAAATACCCAATAAAACTAGCTagctatgtatatatatatatgtaactatGTGTAATAACCATGTGTAAATTTTCTTGGATATTTCTTGCATGCAATTTAAATAATTGCTTCGTATAATGTGATTTGTTATGAGACTTGAAATTGGTACTACTTGTCACTCCGATTTTAGTAGATTTCTGGTGTTAATTATTtacatttaatataaaaatatcataaatagaCATAGtatattaacatatatatacatacatatatatatatatatatatatatatatatatatatatatattgtgtataTTGTGGAGGAACCtttgtataagttattttaatatcACTACTAAGGGTGTAAAATtgggttgcgggtatcgggtataccctcacccgccccgatacccgcgcgggaaTCGGATACCAGATATCCGGAAAATCGGGGTGGAGGGTCGGGTGCTGGTATTAGTTTCTCAAAAaatgcgggtatcgggtaccggCGGATACCCGCATACCCGCAaattaaattttcagtttaataatttttatacttatgaattaatttaattttacaaccTACACTACAGGAAAGGAAAATAACCATGAATTCACAATTTCACCCCAAGACCACCTCAATATTATATATGCATTTAATAGATTGTGAGTAcggtttcaaatatatatatatatatatatat
The genomic region above belongs to Salvia miltiorrhiza cultivar Shanhuang (shh) chromosome 5, IMPLAD_Smil_shh, whole genome shotgun sequence and contains:
- the LOC131025063 gene encoding zinc finger protein CONSTANS-LIKE 16-like, with the protein product MQEANQSMVSDTTHKSVRACDNCVRKRARWYCAADDAFLCDACDSSVHSANPLARRHERVRLKTTSSSPSKENNEISFSLDEDDSRAGTVHPPSWHKGFTRKARTPRRQKKSSSSNNNNNNISKSGGKVASDIMIPLHLVPEEEICSEEESEEQLLYRVPVMDVFRREMSDFERINLLPSESEFAADVESLLGKGLEDEAFDIEGLGIFDDVEVRIKAEEDEEIGAAAEAEAEEGNHHHHHHHLLQIELGRETFELNFDYASPFTCDEEDNKMKIIGDKDDSSKAEAAAALLKLDYDRVMSAWDHKKSPWMSGERPEFTSGDWWPHHCCSGTSGAMHAYGEAAMRAAVGDGGREARVSRYREKRRTRLFSKKIRYEVRKLNAEKRPRMKGRFVKRASFAASAFPLLNK